A window from Bosea sp. ANAM02 encodes these proteins:
- a CDS encoding NAD-dependent epimerase/dehydratase family protein: protein MNLSGKKVVVIGGAGLIGSHTVDQLTQTDVGEILVYDNFVRGRAINLTGALRDPRVKIYDVGGDILQTDVLQSAFDGADGVFHFAALWLLQCHDFPRSAFDVNVRGTFNVLEACVAKNIKRLVYSSSASVYGDAVAEPMTEDHPFNNKNFYGATKIAGEAMARAFHHRYGLNLVGLRYMNVYGPRQDYRGAYIAVIMKMLDAIDRGEGPTILGDGSEAFDFVAVEDCARANLCAMRAETVDRFYNVGTGIRTSLKELAERICHLTGSNQPINYAPRSQATLVRNRIGSPKRASEEIAFTADINLDEGLRRLIAWRNADKDTAGRG, encoded by the coding sequence ATGAATCTTAGCGGCAAAAAAGTGGTGGTGATCGGCGGCGCCGGTCTCATCGGTTCCCATACCGTCGATCAGCTCACGCAGACGGATGTCGGCGAAATTCTCGTCTACGACAATTTCGTGCGCGGGCGCGCGATCAACTTGACGGGTGCGCTCCGGGATCCTCGCGTGAAGATATACGATGTCGGCGGCGACATCCTGCAAACGGACGTGTTGCAATCCGCGTTCGACGGCGCCGATGGCGTGTTCCATTTCGCAGCCCTCTGGCTGCTGCAATGTCACGACTTCCCGCGCTCCGCTTTCGACGTGAACGTCCGCGGCACGTTCAACGTGCTCGAAGCCTGTGTGGCGAAGAACATCAAGCGTCTCGTCTATTCCTCCTCGGCTTCCGTCTATGGCGATGCGGTCGCAGAGCCCATGACCGAAGATCATCCCTTCAACAACAAGAACTTCTACGGTGCGACCAAGATTGCCGGAGAGGCCATGGCACGCGCTTTCCATCACCGCTACGGCCTTAACCTGGTCGGCCTACGCTATATGAACGTTTACGGACCGCGGCAGGATTATCGTGGCGCCTATATCGCCGTGATCATGAAAATGCTCGATGCCATCGACCGTGGCGAAGGTCCCACCATTCTCGGCGACGGTTCCGAGGCCTTCGACTTCGTCGCTGTCGAGGATTGCGCGCGCGCCAATCTCTGCGCCATGCGCGCCGAGACCGTCGATCGCTTCTACAATGTCGGCACGGGGATCCGCACCTCGCTGAAGGAGCTCGCCGAGCGGATTTGCCATCTCACCGGCAGCAATCAACCGATCAACTACGCACCACGCAGCCAGGCGACCCTTGTACGCAACCGGATCGGCAGTCCCAAGCGTGCGTCCGAAGAAATCGCCTTCACAGCCGATATCAATCTGGATGAAGGTCTGCGGCGCCTGATTGCCTGGCGGAACGCCGACAAAGACACCGCCGGAAGAGGATGA
- the wecB gene encoding UDP-N-acetylglucosamine 2-epimerase (non-hydrolyzing): MLHQGTVDLLQQPPAPAIAELLCRRPSSIRKPAVGCTGRLSGIGTIMVQIFTVLGARPQFIKAAPVSRAIAEAGMTEVIAHTGQHFDALMSDVFFDELDIPKPSYNLEVNSLGHGAMTGRMLEKLEEAMLAEKPDAVLIYGDTNSTIAGALAAAKLNIPVAHVEAGLRSFNRRMPEEVNRVVADHVSSLLFCPTETAVANLAAEGITKGVHAVGDVMFDTTLAAVKRAEGRSTIIETHGLRPGSYAVATIHRAENTDDPERFARVVAWLEAAAHEVPVVMPVHPRTRKLLTGRGLAPAGVTLIDPIGYLDMARLLSQAAAVFTDSGGLQKEAYFHRAPCVTLRDETEWVETIEAGWNRLWTGPDYTARRDIPDYGTGRAAQAIAKLLHEAI; encoded by the coding sequence GTGCTGCATCAAGGCACCGTAGACTTGCTGCAGCAACCCCCCGCGCCCGCCATCGCGGAATTGCTTTGTCGGCGGCCATCTTCTATTCGCAAGCCAGCAGTCGGGTGCACTGGTCGGCTGTCCGGCATCGGAACGATCATGGTTCAGATTTTTACCGTCCTGGGCGCTAGGCCCCAGTTCATCAAAGCCGCTCCCGTCAGCCGCGCGATCGCGGAGGCCGGCATGACCGAGGTCATCGCTCATACGGGGCAGCACTTCGATGCGCTGATGTCGGACGTCTTCTTCGATGAGCTCGATATCCCCAAGCCCAGCTACAACCTCGAGGTCAACAGTCTCGGCCATGGCGCGATGACCGGCCGCATGCTAGAGAAACTCGAGGAAGCGATGCTCGCGGAAAAGCCCGACGCGGTTCTGATCTACGGCGACACCAATTCGACGATCGCCGGAGCGCTTGCTGCCGCCAAGCTCAACATTCCGGTCGCACATGTCGAGGCGGGTCTCCGCTCGTTCAACCGCCGCATGCCGGAGGAGGTAAACCGTGTCGTGGCCGACCATGTCAGTTCGCTGCTGTTCTGCCCGACGGAAACCGCCGTCGCCAATCTGGCGGCCGAAGGCATCACGAAGGGCGTTCACGCCGTCGGCGACGTCATGTTCGATACGACGCTCGCCGCAGTAAAACGAGCGGAGGGCCGCTCGACCATCATCGAGACGCACGGGCTGAGGCCTGGCAGCTACGCGGTCGCGACCATCCACCGCGCGGAGAACACCGACGATCCCGAACGCTTCGCGCGGGTTGTCGCCTGGCTCGAAGCTGCGGCCCATGAGGTGCCAGTGGTGATGCCGGTCCACCCACGGACTCGCAAGCTGCTCACCGGCCGCGGCCTCGCCCCTGCCGGAGTGACCCTGATCGATCCGATCGGCTATCTCGACATGGCTCGCCTGTTAAGCCAGGCCGCAGCCGTCTTCACCGATTCCGGCGGGCTTCAGAAGGAAGCCTATTTTCACCGCGCGCCTTGTGTAACGCTACGCGACGAGACCGAATGGGTCGAGACCATCGAGGCAGGCTGGAACCGGCTTTGGACCGGCCCCGACTACACCGCCCGCCGCGATATCCCCGATTATGGCACTGGGCGAGCGGCCCAGGCCATCGCCAAGCTTCTGCATGAGGCAATCTAG
- a CDS encoding ABC transporter permease: MTLAGFDRRDYGMLLSLFRMALSDRFLGSALGLVWAVLSPLMLMGIFVFVFTFVFPSRLPGREGALPFVIWLISGYGPWLGINEGLSSATSSVTSNAGIVKNIAFKSELLPVVGAMLGLVPLGVGLSLVVILKFVSGEGLSWTAIALPVVIALQLLFVSGVGLFLSALNVFVRDTALALPSVLTIVLFASPIFYPLSAYPAAIRAVLIFNPFYVLAECYRAPLLAGSFPPIWMLAYLAVFSGALIAGGLWWFRRLKSFFDTRL, encoded by the coding sequence ATGACGCTCGCGGGGTTTGACCGGCGAGACTATGGGATGCTCCTCAGCCTGTTCCGGATGGCGCTGAGCGACCGTTTCCTTGGCTCCGCCCTCGGCCTGGTCTGGGCCGTGCTCTCGCCGCTGATGCTGATGGGCATCTTCGTCTTCGTCTTCACCTTCGTGTTCCCGAGCCGGTTGCCGGGGCGCGAGGGAGCGCTGCCCTTCGTCATCTGGCTGATCAGTGGCTATGGGCCTTGGCTCGGCATCAACGAAGGCCTCAGCTCGGCCACCAGCTCGGTCACCAGCAATGCCGGCATCGTCAAGAACATCGCCTTCAAATCGGAGCTCCTGCCGGTGGTCGGCGCCATGCTCGGCCTCGTACCGCTCGGCGTTGGTCTGAGCCTGGTCGTAATCCTCAAATTCGTCTCGGGCGAAGGGCTGAGCTGGACAGCGATCGCCCTGCCGGTCGTGATCGCGCTGCAGTTGCTCTTTGTCTCGGGGGTCGGCCTGTTCCTCTCGGCGCTCAACGTGTTCGTGCGGGATACGGCGCTGGCCCTGCCGAGCGTGCTCACCATCGTGCTGTTCGCATCGCCGATCTTCTATCCGCTATCGGCTTACCCGGCCGCGATCCGGGCGGTTCTGATCTTCAACCCATTCTATGTGCTCGCCGAGTGCTACCGTGCGCCCCTGCTCGCCGGCAGCTTCCCGCCCATCTGGATGCTGGCCTATCTTGCGGTGTTTTCGGGTGCGTTGATCGCTGGCGGGCTCTGGTGGTTCCGACGCCTGAAATCCTTCTTCGACACGCGACTCTGA
- a CDS encoding ABC transporter ATP-binding protein — translation MTAAPKRMDAHVSVRNVSKTFSLAELGRGPMSLREALRTGERVTTLREVRALQEVSLEIREGERIGIIGRNGAGKTTLLSMLAGITDPTAGQIEITGDVHAMLTIGAVLRDEATGRENIYLDGAVHGKNRDEIEAHVEEVIAFSELGEFIDRPVRTYSSGMKARLAFSMGAFIEPDVLIIDETLSVGDAFFAAKAARRMKEITAQGRIVIVVSHALGVIDEICSRCLWLDQGRLVMDGPAREVTKAYEKAVAQADEAELVAKFGRGTASVRRAEAGGLTDVRLDQDGMAITASARALVPLRLSASGRLTLAEGAGDLCLSILRVDGRRILERRLSPDAARLPATGPFDLSVTFEPMILGAGLYRFELTLLDERGPIDAIHRVIEIVDEEGQFGGAPLLLYPPVITATPKGDIS, via the coding sequence ATGACGGCTGCTCCAAAACGAATGGACGCGCATGTCAGCGTTCGCAACGTCTCCAAGACTTTCTCGCTGGCCGAGCTCGGCCGCGGACCGATGTCGCTCCGTGAAGCGCTCCGCACTGGCGAGCGCGTCACGACCTTGCGCGAGGTGCGTGCGCTGCAGGAGGTGTCGCTCGAAATCCGTGAAGGCGAACGCATCGGCATCATCGGTCGCAATGGAGCCGGCAAGACCACGCTGCTTTCGATGCTGGCGGGGATTACCGACCCAACGGCCGGCCAGATCGAGATCACAGGCGACGTCCATGCGATGCTGACGATCGGCGCGGTGCTCCGCGACGAGGCGACCGGCCGGGAAAACATCTATCTCGACGGCGCCGTGCACGGCAAAAACCGTGACGAGATCGAAGCCCATGTCGAGGAGGTGATCGCCTTCTCCGAGCTCGGCGAATTCATCGACCGGCCGGTGCGGACCTACTCCTCCGGCATGAAGGCGCGCCTCGCCTTCTCCATGGGCGCCTTCATCGAGCCCGACGTGCTCATCATCGACGAGACGCTTTCGGTCGGCGATGCCTTCTTTGCGGCCAAGGCCGCCAGGCGCATGAAGGAGATCACGGCTCAAGGCCGAATCGTCATCGTCGTCAGCCATGCGCTCGGCGTCATCGACGAGATCTGCAGCCGATGCCTTTGGCTCGATCAGGGCAGGCTGGTTATGGACGGCCCGGCCAGGGAAGTGACCAAGGCCTATGAGAAAGCCGTCGCTCAGGCCGACGAAGCGGAGCTGGTAGCCAAATTCGGACGTGGGACCGCCTCGGTGCGCCGGGCAGAGGCGGGCGGCCTGACCGATGTCCGTCTCGATCAGGACGGCATGGCGATCACCGCCAGCGCGCGCGCCCTGGTGCCGCTGCGCCTATCGGCAAGCGGCCGGCTGACGCTGGCCGAAGGCGCGGGCGACCTCTGCCTGTCCATCCTCCGGGTCGACGGACGGAGGATCCTCGAAAGGCGCCTCTCGCCAGATGCCGCTCGCCTGCCTGCGACCGGTCCGTTCGACCTCTCGGTCACCTTCGAGCCAATGATCCTCGGCGCCGGTCTCTATCGTTTCGAGCTGACGCTGCTTGACGAGCGCGGGCCGATCGACGCAATCCATCGCGTGATCGAGATCGTCGACGAGGAAGGCCAGTTCGGCGGTGCTCCGCTCCTGCTATATCCACCAGTCATCACGGCGACGCCGAAGGGAGATATTTCATGA
- the asnB gene encoding asparagine synthase (glutamine-hydrolyzing), which yields MCGIAGFLNRNDAPADPAIVVAMRDALAHRGPDGAGLHVDGPLGFGHRRLSIIDLRAIANQPMHSPDRRWTIIFNGEIYNFRELRAELEREGWSFRTLSDTEVLIAGCVIWGVRKLARKIDGMAAFALWDAREKRLHLVRDRFGVKPLYLWRTPERIAFASEIKAFMAHPDFRVRVNDSALREYFTFQNLFRAHTLFQGVEQLPAATILTIDRDGERRETYWDYDFSHSEPIGTEEAVETLETLMKQAVERQLVADVPVGAYLSGGMDSGTLVALASQHVPRMQTFTAGFEMSRVQGTEAGFDERRDAELMAYCYKTEHYEQVINAGDIRWSLPRVVWHLEDLRLGMSYPNYYIARLASKFVKVCLSGAGGDELFGGYPWRYYRVFRSLDQDDYLSNYYGFWQRLTTAEERKRLFGASADDEAEMFDVFRSVYADAPRLSFETPEDHISASLYFECRTFLSGLLLVGDKLSMANGLEERFPFLDNALVDFAMRLPARHKLSDLEHMLTVDEDAVRKKLLAEDSFAGGKSCLRQAMTHVLPPEIMERRKQGFSSPEASWYRGDNADYVRDMLLGTDLASSAYLDADFIHTAVEEHLSGRKNNRLLLWSLLSFEQWCRCFINGEKPYAS from the coding sequence ATGTGCGGTATCGCCGGCTTTCTCAACCGCAACGACGCGCCTGCCGACCCCGCCATCGTCGTCGCGATGCGCGATGCTCTGGCGCATCGCGGTCCCGACGGCGCGGGCCTCCACGTCGACGGACCGCTCGGGTTCGGCCATCGCCGGCTGTCGATCATCGATCTGCGTGCTATCGCCAACCAGCCGATGCATTCGCCCGACAGGCGCTGGACGATCATCTTCAACGGCGAGATCTATAATTTCCGCGAGCTGCGCGCCGAACTGGAGCGCGAAGGCTGGAGCTTCCGAACACTCTCGGACACGGAAGTCCTGATCGCCGGCTGCGTCATCTGGGGCGTCCGCAAGCTCGCCCGGAAAATTGACGGGATGGCTGCCTTTGCCCTCTGGGATGCGCGCGAGAAGCGCCTTCATCTCGTGCGCGACCGCTTCGGCGTGAAGCCACTCTATCTCTGGCGCACCCCTGAACGCATCGCCTTCGCCTCAGAGATCAAGGCCTTCATGGCGCACCCCGATTTCCGGGTGCGGGTCAATGACAGTGCCCTGCGGGAATATTTCACCTTCCAGAATCTATTTCGGGCCCACACGCTGTTCCAAGGCGTGGAGCAGCTCCCGGCTGCAACGATCCTGACCATCGATCGCGACGGCGAGCGGCGCGAGACCTATTGGGACTACGACTTTTCTCACAGCGAGCCGATCGGCACCGAGGAGGCGGTCGAGACCCTTGAAACCTTGATGAAGCAGGCGGTCGAACGTCAGCTCGTCGCCGACGTGCCGGTCGGGGCCTATCTGTCGGGAGGCATGGATTCCGGCACGCTGGTCGCCCTCGCGAGCCAGCATGTGCCGCGCATGCAAACCTTCACAGCCGGCTTCGAAATGAGCCGCGTCCAGGGGACGGAGGCCGGCTTCGACGAACGCCGTGATGCCGAGTTGATGGCCTATTGCTACAAGACGGAGCACTACGAGCAAGTCATCAATGCCGGCGATATCCGCTGGTCGCTGCCGCGCGTCGTCTGGCATCTTGAGGATCTGCGCCTCGGGATGAGCTATCCGAACTACTACATCGCCAGGCTGGCATCAAAATTCGTCAAAGTCTGCCTCTCGGGCGCCGGCGGCGACGAGCTCTTCGGGGGGTATCCCTGGCGCTATTATCGCGTCTTCCGCTCGCTCGACCAGGACGACTATCTGTCGAATTACTACGGCTTCTGGCAGCGCCTGACGACCGCCGAGGAGCGCAAGCGCCTGTTCGGCGCCTCGGCGGATGACGAGGCCGAGATGTTCGACGTCTTCCGCTCGGTCTATGCTGATGCGCCGCGTCTCTCCTTCGAGACGCCGGAGGATCACATCTCCGCATCGCTCTATTTCGAGTGTCGGACATTCCTTTCCGGCCTTCTCCTGGTCGGCGACAAGCTCTCAATGGCGAACGGCCTCGAGGAGCGCTTCCCCTTCCTCGACAACGCGCTCGTCGATTTCGCGATGCGGCTGCCGGCCCGGCATAAGCTGTCCGATCTGGAGCATATGCTCACGGTCGACGAGGACGCCGTCCGCAAGAAGCTGCTGGCCGAGGATTCGTTCGCTGGCGGCAAGAGCTGCCTGCGCCAGGCGATGACGCATGTTCTGCCGCCGGAGATCATGGAGCGCCGCAAGCAGGGCTTCTCCTCGCCGGAAGCCTCCTGGTACCGCGGCGATAATGCGGACTATGTCCGGGACATGCTGCTCGGCACGGATCTGGCGTCGAGCGCTTATCTCGACGCCGATTTCATCCACACTGCGGTGGAAGAACATCTGTCCGGGCGGAAGAACAATCGGCTGCTGCTCTGGTCGCTCCTGTCTTTCGAGCAATGGTGCCGTTGCTTCATCAATGGCGAGAAGCCCTATGCCAGCTAG
- a CDS encoding ABC transporter ATP-binding protein, producing MSSAIAITCQGISKRFALVDGGSAWRLAFGASKDVPVYQALHDISFTVRKGQFVGVLGRNGAGKSTLLRVVGGVYAADEGRVAVNGAMSAIYELGLVGNPELTGRAYADRLLTVHGFSRRERAEMIADIHDFSELGDRFEDPVLTYSAGMTARLFFATATAGSYDVYLLDEILSVGDQHFQAKCWRRLRDRISSGASGVLVTHDWSAIVRMCETAYVLDKGKVTFGGPAERAARLYLYGEDARETHHAGVAKFLSRPQTPIVATAGEDLDITVDVLVETAAEVGCTFVIERLQPGFGWETALMSRGVTPIGSHPGEYQLAIKVPKLPLEPGDYQVSLHLVMPDHEVPGRRIILDGWSWLNGDGLSLDIVGDAIPGAALPLHWRVGATEAIA from the coding sequence ATGTCCTCAGCCATCGCCATCACGTGCCAAGGAATCTCGAAGCGCTTCGCGCTCGTCGACGGCGGCAGCGCGTGGCGACTTGCTTTCGGAGCGAGCAAGGACGTCCCGGTCTACCAGGCGCTCCATGACATCAGCTTCACCGTGCGGAAGGGGCAGTTCGTCGGCGTGCTCGGCCGCAACGGCGCCGGAAAATCGACCTTGCTGCGGGTGGTCGGCGGTGTCTATGCCGCTGACGAGGGCCGCGTCGCCGTGAACGGCGCCATGTCGGCGATCTACGAGCTCGGCCTCGTCGGCAACCCGGAGCTGACCGGGCGAGCCTATGCCGACCGCCTGCTGACCGTCCATGGCTTCTCGCGGCGCGAGCGGGCCGAGATGATTGCCGACATCCACGATTTTTCCGAATTGGGCGACCGTTTCGAAGACCCGGTCCTGACCTATTCTGCGGGCATGACGGCGCGCCTGTTCTTCGCGACCGCGACCGCCGGCAGCTACGATGTCTATTTGCTCGACGAGATCCTATCGGTCGGCGACCAGCATTTTCAGGCGAAATGCTGGCGGCGCCTGCGTGATCGCATTTCCAGCGGTGCCTCCGGCGTGCTCGTCACGCATGATTGGAGCGCCATCGTCCGGATGTGCGAGACGGCCTATGTCCTCGACAAGGGCAAAGTGACCTTTGGTGGCCCGGCAGAACGAGCCGCACGGCTCTATCTCTACGGCGAGGATGCGCGCGAGACGCACCATGCCGGCGTCGCAAAATTCCTGTCGCGGCCGCAGACGCCCATCGTCGCGACAGCGGGCGAGGATCTCGACATCACGGTCGATGTGCTGGTCGAAACCGCAGCCGAGGTCGGCTGCACGTTCGTGATCGAGCGCTTGCAGCCGGGCTTCGGGTGGGAGACGGCGCTGATGTCGCGGGGCGTGACTCCCATCGGATCACACCCCGGCGAATACCAGCTCGCCATCAAGGTTCCCAAACTGCCGCTCGAGCCCGGCGACTACCAGGTCAGCCTCCACCTCGTGATGCCGGATCACGAGGTGCCGGGACGGCGCATCATTCTCGATGGCTGGTCCTGGCTGAACGGCGACGGGCTTTCGCTCGACATCGTCGGAGACGCTATTCCAGGGGCGGCCTTGCCTTTGCACTGGCGTGTCGGAGCTACTGAAGCGATCGCATGA
- a CDS encoding formyltransferase family protein, which translates to MPASVLLLGSSDVTLTVAQAVDAVGARLSGIVTVGDSFSISYSEKRVANVRSADPAAWAQDKGVPIIPFTTYENVLERHQGKLPAICLVAGWYHMVPRRFREAFPRGCFGFHASLLPKFRGGAPLNWAILSGAKETGVTLFEMADGVDTGLIFGQESFPIAPNAMIGDLVVASRDACATLTKRHLAALLDGHAKGNPQEGEASYGLQRMPDDGRIDWAQSRLEVDRLVRAVSRPYPGAFTTLGEDRIQIWATRIPDEAPLVLGAPGQIVMLPDFDLPGVVTRDGLLLIEDATFPDGSSCLDKLRKAGHKRFAPR; encoded by the coding sequence ATGCCAGCTAGTGTCCTGCTCCTCGGCAGCAGCGATGTCACGCTGACGGTGGCGCAGGCCGTCGACGCGGTCGGCGCGCGGTTGAGCGGCATCGTCACCGTCGGTGACAGTTTCTCGATCTCGTATAGCGAGAAGCGCGTCGCCAATGTTCGCAGTGCTGATCCTGCCGCATGGGCGCAGGACAAGGGAGTGCCGATCATTCCCTTCACGACGTATGAGAATGTGCTGGAACGCCATCAGGGCAAGCTTCCAGCGATCTGTCTGGTTGCCGGCTGGTATCACATGGTGCCACGTCGTTTCCGCGAAGCCTTCCCACGTGGTTGCTTCGGTTTCCATGCTTCGTTGCTTCCGAAGTTTCGGGGCGGCGCGCCTCTCAACTGGGCCATTCTGTCCGGTGCGAAAGAAACCGGCGTGACCTTATTCGAGATGGCCGATGGCGTCGATACCGGCTTGATATTCGGTCAGGAGTCGTTCCCGATCGCGCCCAATGCCATGATCGGTGATCTCGTGGTCGCATCACGCGATGCATGCGCGACGCTGACGAAGCGTCATCTCGCGGCACTGCTCGATGGCCACGCAAAGGGGAACCCTCAGGAAGGTGAGGCCAGCTACGGCTTACAGCGCATGCCTGATGATGGGCGAATTGATTGGGCGCAATCGCGTCTGGAGGTCGACAGGCTGGTCCGGGCCGTCAGCCGTCCCTATCCGGGAGCCTTCACGACACTGGGCGAGGACCGGATCCAGATCTGGGCGACCCGAATCCCGGATGAAGCACCGCTCGTTCTCGGTGCGCCCGGTCAGATCGTCATGCTCCCGGATTTCGATCTACCGGGCGTCGTCACCCGTGATGGCCTGCTGTTGATCGAAGACGCGACCTTCCCGGACGGCTCCAGCTGCCTCGACAAGCTGCGGAAGGCGGGGCACAAACGCTTCGCCCCTCGTTAG
- a CDS encoding DegT/DnrJ/EryC1/StrS family aminotransferase, protein MSVPFLPIAKPVMGEEEVAAVRSVLESGWLTQGPWVKRFEENFAARHGVKHAFAVTSCTTALHLALVALGIGPGDEVIVPAFTWVATANVVVHCGATPVFVDIEAASYNLDPSAVARALTPKTKAVIAVHLFGLTADMDRLRAVVPDHIPIVEDAACAAGADYRGKAAGALGALGCFSLHPRKSITCGEGGVVTTNDDRLAALVDTYRNHGASISEEVRHRGPKPYELPEFKVFGFNYRLTDVQAAIATIQLEKLDRFIAERSELAKLYDARLQQFDWISAPLRPEGQVHALQAYVALVDEKRAPASRNEILAHLQASGIGGRPGTHSVVGLEAYRKTFGTDPADFPVATATEARSIALPLHNHMQASDVERVIAALAAL, encoded by the coding sequence ATGTCCGTTCCATTTCTTCCGATCGCCAAGCCTGTCATGGGCGAGGAGGAGGTCGCTGCGGTCCGCTCCGTTCTGGAATCGGGCTGGTTGACCCAGGGCCCCTGGGTCAAGCGCTTCGAGGAGAATTTCGCAGCCCGCCATGGCGTCAAGCATGCCTTCGCGGTGACGTCTTGCACCACGGCACTGCATCTCGCCCTCGTCGCGCTCGGCATCGGCCCGGGCGATGAAGTTATCGTTCCCGCCTTCACCTGGGTCGCGACGGCCAATGTCGTTGTCCATTGCGGCGCGACCCCCGTTTTCGTGGATATCGAGGCGGCGAGCTATAATCTCGATCCCAGCGCCGTAGCGCGCGCGCTCACCCCCAAGACCAAGGCCGTCATCGCCGTTCACCTCTTCGGCCTCACCGCCGACATGGATCGGCTGCGTGCTGTCGTCCCCGATCATATTCCGATCGTCGAGGACGCCGCCTGTGCGGCTGGAGCCGACTACCGGGGCAAGGCGGCCGGCGCGCTCGGCGCTCTCGGCTGCTTCTCGCTGCACCCGCGCAAGTCGATCACCTGCGGCGAGGGTGGCGTCGTCACCACGAACGACGATCGGCTCGCGGCTCTCGTCGATACTTACCGCAATCATGGCGCAAGCATCTCCGAGGAAGTTCGCCATCGCGGACCGAAGCCTTACGAGCTGCCTGAATTCAAGGTCTTCGGCTTCAACTATCGCCTGACCGACGTCCAGGCGGCGATCGCCACGATCCAGCTGGAGAAGCTCGATCGCTTCATCGCCGAACGGAGCGAACTCGCCAAGCTCTACGACGCCAGGCTGCAGCAATTCGACTGGATCAGCGCACCGCTTCGGCCGGAAGGCCAGGTCCACGCGCTGCAGGCCTATGTCGCGCTGGTCGACGAAAAGCGTGCTCCGGCCAGCCGCAACGAGATCCTCGCGCATCTGCAGGCATCGGGCATAGGCGGGCGTCCCGGCACCCATTCCGTCGTCGGGCTGGAGGCCTATCGCAAGACCTTCGGCACCGACCCGGCCGACTTCCCGGTCGCGACCGCCACCGAAGCGCGGAGCATCGCCCTGCCCTTGCACAACCATATGCAAGCCTCTGATGTCGAGCGGGTCATAGCCGCGTTGGCCGCGCTTTGA